The genomic region GTttttcactctgatttctttaaatattgaggttttgtgtgtaaatgcacaGTCTTTTACAGAATGAAGAGTTAGTATTGATACTCTCAGCACTGACagcttcaaacagctgaaaaacactgctgacttaTTTTGCAATTAATGTGAATGTCAATGTGTCATGTTAATattctctatagggtttaaatctggattATATTTGCCAAGGAGTGTAGATTGCATAAATTGCATTGTGTTCTGGCtcgtttctgtttgtttcaatgacaaacaaaaacataaaaatttaTAGCATGTTTTATTCCACAAAAGATGTGCACAcaacaatacattttaatcaaattttaaacattatgaaatatctcttcttctacttacaaacacggATGTTGTCTGGACTGAAAGTTTTGAACATTCCACACAATTTCTTCAGTACTTTCAGCAAACTATGAGGCAGAAATAGTAATTCAGTAATTCTTTATTGGGATAGCCCAATAAAGATGCTTTTCATGCATTTTAGTTATATTCAACTAAACATCTATTCAATTCACCTTAATTTTCCCAAACCATAACCCTGGTACTAgtcctaatcctaactttaacctcaaccaaaaaccttatcctaactctcaccctggtACTAATATTAACCCCAACACTgttcagaaacaaacagaaagtttaataataatttgtacatCTCTAGACAATCTAGTGGgggctatccaaataaagtggggCCAGTAATGCATATAAAATTTCAACTTTGTTTTAGCATCTGGATACctgctatttttaaatgataaattgtGATGACTTGTGTAACACTGAGTCTCCAATATCAAGTTTGTTCctatgtgttcttgagaaaggtataataaataagaaaacattggtgaatgacTGTCTTAGtcaaaactgtgtaagtgggttttaaaaaGATTTGTAAATGAGGCCCATAGATTTACTGTCTagaaacagcacaaataaaTTAATCAGCCTCTTCTAACTTCTCTCTTTTGAATCCATCTCCTCTGCCCTCATCCCCCATCTTCCAATGTATATCTTCACTGCAGAACGAGGCAGATGATTTGGAGCTGGAGCTGGGGGTCGGCCTGGAGCTGGAGGTCCTGGACAACGGATCTCACCTGGCCAGTCCTCATCACCGCAGGAGAACCAGTTCTGTCCTCAGTGACTCAGTAAGTGGCCATCGTGTTGGTCATCCCGACCTGTGGCACACAGCACTCAGCAACAGCCAGGAGCTGGACAGCGGGGTTGGGCGTACAGACGAGAGCACACGGAACGAGGAGTCATCAGAACATGACCTGCTGGCTGATGATGCCACCAGTGCATCCACCACCAATGCAACCAACACACCTGGCAGCATGCGGAGGTTCCATGGTAGCTCCCTAGCACCAATGCATGGAGGAGAACTCCGCTTTAGCACTGATTCTCTCCTGGCACCTGATGGTACAGGGGAGCATGGAGCCTCAGAGACCGCAGCCTCAATGGCAAGCAGTGTGCTAATACCTGGACTTACTGAGGAAGAGTGTGAACGTTACCGGGAGTTGCTAGAGATCCGGTGCCTGTACGAGAGAAATGGGAATCCCCTGTTCTTGCTGGCAGGATCTCAGGGGTGCTCTGCAGGAGAGGTCCCTTTAGATATGAACTGCAATGAGAGCCTACTTAGACATGAGATTGCATTGCTGGAGGAGGAACTGAGGCACCTTGAATTCAAGTGGCGCAACGTCTTGAGGGCCCAAAAAATGCAACAGCTGCGAGAACGCTGCCTGAGAGTCTGGCCAGCAGAGAAAGAAAACGAAGGTGAAGAAGGTGCAAAGGCAGCAGTATCTGTCCACCATGAACTGTCAGACATCAACGAAATTCCTGAAAGAGAACGTTCAGACAAGGAGAGCACCAGCGCCTACAACACAGGTGGGGAGAGTTGCAGGAGTACACCACTTGTCAGTGAACGTTACCCTTCACCCTCAGCAGCTGCAGACTCCAGCACCTCAGCTACCTTGCGGCCTCACACTACTAGGCACAGGACAACAAGGTCAAGAGATGAGAACCTTAATCTGCCGTCCTCCCCTAGCTCTAGGCGAAAGTGTGAGGATGCATGCAATGGTAAGAATCTCAGCCCAGGTACAAGGGTTCGCTCTCTATCTCGCAACGGAGGCAGCAATGGCAAGAAGGTTTCTGACAGTGTCCGAAAAGGCACCAAGGCAAATGGAGTGGCAACTGGTGGAGCACCAGAAGGAGGTAGGAGTGCAGAAAACAGTCCATATCTCTCCAGTCATCGCTGTGGCTCCAAGATACCACAGCGCTAccaaagttgcatgcaactgAAGGATATGAATGCCACAGATGGTCCTGAGATTCAGGATGCTGCAGAACAGCCTGCTGGTGGTCCAAGCAACTTGGCTAGCACAAACAGAGACCTGGAGATCCCCTCGACAACCCTACTAAATCCCGTGCTGTTTCCTCAGAGTTTGTTACCATCCTTTCCCCAGGGATCACCCCGGATGGAGTGGAAGGTGAAGATCCGAAGCGATGGATCACGCTACGTAGCCAAGCGACCCGTTAGAGACCGCCTGCTGAAAGCTCGAGCCATGAAGATCTGTGAGGAACGCAGTGGGATGACCACAGATGACGATGCAGTCAGTGAGATGAAGATGGGCCGCTATTGGAGCAAGGAAGAGCGCAAGCAGCAACTGCTGAGAGCTCGAGAGCACCGCAGACGCAGAGAGTTCATGCTGCAAAGCCGTCTGGactttctgagagagagagagaaggagcaggaTTCTGGAGGCCAGGGGCAGGTGTCCATCCTAGAGCTCAGCCAAAGGAAAAGCATGAAGAAGCGTAGCCGACGCATCTTGGATAATTGGATTACCATCCAGGAGCTTCTGGCCCATGGGACTCGCTCAGCAGATGGCAAGAAAGTCTACAATCCCTTGCTTTCAGTAACCACAGTctgagtcagacagtgatggTTAAATAGGGGGAGCTATATTGCCCATCAAAAGTCTGGTGTCAgctagcttttcaaaatgttttgagtACAAATGAGCATTTTTCTTAGTTAGTTTTGCAATAACttaaaataatgaacaaaaaGTGCTGAAGATCATGactttttttgcaaaaactgGAAAGCTGGAGAAATAACTGACAACAGGTCCTGGATtggcttggaataaaatcaaaAGGCCACACTTTTTGCCCCTTCaaacctttcaggtgtttaaaccacctttggtCCAAATAGAGCTGTGCTTTTAAGAATACCTTCAAAAAGAAAGCtgttaaatcattatttaggcaaaacctgctcttcatggAAACACACTCTGAAGAATGCAAAGCTGACTTTACCTTTGCAGATAACACTGAAGATCAAAAATTTACTAATAAAAATCCAAAAGAAGCTAAGCTGTTCCCAAACTTTTCATGGGCAGTGAAGATTAGGACTGGGATATACTATTCTTTTATACACAGGTTAATAAGATGCGGAACAGAAGAAATGTAGGATTTTACCTTCGATGAAATGTACAAGCCAAGGTGCTTTGAACCCCAATAAGCTGCTGTTTTACCATGTTTATTTACAACAGGGTTTATTTAgaacagagaaacagtgagtaTACTGTGAACATCCAAAAAAGCACAGTGGAGCCTACAAAAATATCttgtgaatgtaaatgaatgtacatttttcatgaCCTTGAACCTAAACTATTTCATATTTTGATACAATTGCTTTTCATGACTGTAATTTCATAAACTGACATTTGACCATGGAGGATGAGAACCTTATTAAAACCTCTCCGTGTGTACTTAGGATCCCAGTGTTTTTAGCTGACAGTGCAACAGGAGctcagtagaggcaacagcagtTCTACACTCTACATcctctttatcagaaactccaccTTACTGGTGTTCAGTTACAAACTGTAGTTCATCTGctgatgtttattttgtgttggtcatcatcaATGGTCAGTATCTGATCACAAactgctgagaatggtccaccattatttgcatgGTGGAGGTTAGGGTATTGGCCATGTgtccggaaggttgccggttcgctCCCCAGAGCCCaaagtacatgactgaggtgtctttgagcaaggcacctaactgctccccaggtgctgtggataaggctgcccatcgctccgggcaagtgtgctcactgtcccccagtgtgtgtgtgtgtgtgtgtgtgtgtgtgtgtgctcactagtgtgcatgtggtgtttcacttcacagatgggttaaatgtgaaggggaaatttccccattgtgggactaataagggtcacttaatatcTGTTCAGCAGTGGCTCTGTGGTGAAAACTTACTAATAATGAATGAGGTGGGGGTGGTAAACGGTACAGTAACTGACCtacatcgatcaggcataacattatgaccgcctccttgtttctacgctcattgtctattttatcagctccacttactatatagttacactttgtagttctacagttacagactgtagtccatctgtttctctgcatactttgttagccccctttaaccttgctcttcagtggtcaggacccccatggatcctcacagagcaggtactatttggttggtggatcattctcagcactgcagtaacactgatgtggtggtggtgtgttagtgtgtgttgcgctggtctgagtggaccaGCAGTgctgagcagtgctgctgaagtttttaaacacctcagtgtccctGCTGGGCTgggaacagtccaccaaccaaaaatatccagccaacagcatcttgTGGGcaacatcctgtgaccactgatgaaggactagaagatgaccaacacaaactctgcagcagcagacgagctatcgtctctgacatctacaaggtggactgacaaagtaggagtgtctaatagagtggacagtgagtggacagcagcagcactgctgtatctgatccactcagaccagtgcaacacacactaacaccaccaccacatcagtgtcactgcagcaagtggtcgtaatgttatgcctgatcagtgtataaagctaataaagtggcaagttaGTGGAAGAACAAGTTAggtttttctaaaaaaaagtggccagttaatggaagcacaaggtgggtgtttccaataaagtagcAAAAAAATTGTTAACAATtttccaaaggaaaaaaaatgaagatgatTCCACCTCTAGGCTGTACCATGAACTGCAGCTAAGGTTGTACAGAGCACTTCTAACAGGAAACCTGGGAAAGCAGTGAGGATGTCAAAAACTCTTCAGCTTAACCAGATTTGAttgaaaaaccacaaaaatccATAGATTTGAAGTTGTAAAAAGGTCAAAGCTAAAAATTAGACACTGAACACTGAGCATTTTTAGaaacttttaaatatatataactttAAGGGATTTTGTAATATGGCACAAAAACTCCCACCAGGTGAGTCTGGAATGGAGGAAAAACTCAGTGCCAAACACAGAAAAGCACAGATTCTGAGAAAGAGGACGAGAgtttaaaacacataaaacacaatcaCAGCCACTAATGATGCCAAAAAAGtgacattttctgcaaaatCTTTAAACACTGAAGAAACGTTTTGAATTTCAAAACTGAGTTATGAACAAAACGAAGAAAATGACTGATTTTCTTCAAAGGCACAAAAATggtcaggtgtttctgttcttccattttgtaaaatgtttgcatgtttgttgTGTGAAACTGTTCAAATATCTGGAGTGAAACTGTGGACGTGTTCCTAGAATCATCATCACTAGATTAGACACTGATACTGAGTGTGAATCTGTGCATCTAACAGGTCTTGTTGATGTTTTGAATAAACTTCTTTTTCACATGTTCTTGTTTTCCGGATTCTGTTGTGAGCAgcagaatgtttttttgttgacCTGATGGTGCATTTCTAATCTGCAAATATCAGAGTTTCAGATTTTCATCAGAGAAAAAGGTGGATTCTTTCACAGGGTTAGAAAAACAGCGGACTGAAAACAATCCTTCAACTAAATTACAGCAGAAATGTGAAAGtcaagttaaaaaaataaataaatacacgcTCTCAGGCTAAAGAGAGAACACTTTCATGTTGTTGTTCATGTGTAAACAATGTGGCATTGTGCtatagaacccttaaagaaccatctttttaaaactgtaagAAATGTTCTTGTGTACAGGTTTTGTTATAAAAGACATAATTGGCTGAGAAGATCTCAGTAGCAAACTCAATGGTGAAAGTGAAGGAGCTTCTTAAAGTACTCAGGGAGAACATTATTAAAGGCAAACTCCACTGATATTTCAAATTTCTGGCCtatttaaatggttaagatgtaaacagagttgttcagagtggtttggtgtgaaatgctcagttctagagaaacatgcCGAGTCAatattgctcacagtggtggtgataggaaccagacctccacctttaaaagctccctcacagaaaattattacatgaaatggttatgatgtctgagacactgtttatgACACTAAAATCCATTCACTGTGaagggatacataatatgcatGGTGCTATGAGGCAAAATGACTGCAAAAAtcgcaaaaatatatttgataaatatattTGGAATATATTCTTTTTACATATACGTAAAGTCCAAAATCATTTAAAGTCCCTGATGTGTTtgagctctgactttgaactaGTTCAGCAGAATCATCCATATTCAGGTTTTATGGTTGAAAATTAAATGATTGATAATGTCACTAACTCGGCTGATTTTAGTATCAAAACGCTGTTAATGATTCTGAATAAAGAGCTGTTTGAGAGTCGAATCTAACTGACCTGAACAGAAGACACTGCTCcacactgccctctggtggactTCAGACTCTTCGAAACGTGAACGTAAAACCTGTAAAGAGGAGCTTATTTATCACTTGATCTTTATACTTTTATGATTTTTCAGAAATTCTGACTCAGTCCTGAATGTTTGATATTTAAAGGTGGAGCAGGTgatttatttaataaacatttttaaaatatttatgaaatacTCTTTACGTCCTGAtagaaatcaataaatcaaatgcTCTGACAATAAAGACTGTAGACATCCCGTCCAGTCATTTCATTCAGACCAAGCTGCctacctgtctgtctacctgCTGACCTCTCCACCTGCACATATGCGCATGCTCTGAGCGTGGACTCATTTCATTCtcttggaataaaaaaaattagtttttttaatttttaatttttcacatgTTCTCTGCTGCTTAAATACCGACATTCTGTATTAGCCCAGCGCTAATGTTAGCTAAGCTGTAGGTGTGAGCTAGCTAGCTGTGTTTCACCTGCATGTTCATGTGTTTTGGGGGCGTGGCTTTGGACTGAGGGCTAAATGTGGGTGAGGAGGTGGGTGAGGAGGTTGGTGGGAGGTTGGGAGGGTTTAAAAACTGACTTACAGTCCCTGCTCCAAgaaaagatgtttaaaatgaataaagattCAGAAAAGATAATGTCTCTAATTAATTTTGTGTTCtgtgctattattattattattgctattattattattgtaacaCTGTTTCATGTCCCTGTgatggattggcgacctgtccagagtgtatccctCAAGCTGCAACCCTGTCCTGTCTCACTCCACGCCCCTGAGTGAAGTACTGTGTTCTTTTGTCAGCAAGTTTAATTCCACACTTCTTGTTCAAATATATGGACTTGATGATGTCATATACTTAACCCCCTACACTACATTGCAGAGTCTAACAGAATAATCCAGTGTGCCAAATGGAATCAAAAGCTTTCTTAAAATCAATGaaacatgcaaatattttactgttgcTGTTTTGGACATGCTGATTGATTAGGGTGTAAATGTGACTAGTAGTGCAGTGATTTGGTAATAAGCTAATCTGACTCTTCCTCAAGACATGTATGCTTGGTAAGGAAGGCCTGTATTCGGGCATAACAATACAGCAGAAATCCTTCCCTAGATGCCTCGATAATTGTTGAGGTCAAATTTGCCTTCACTCTTGTAGATCAGGGAAATTAGTCCCCTAATTTGAAGCTTGAAGAACCAGATTAAAGAGTTTTAGTAAGGCCCTGTGCAGGTCAGGAGAGCTGCCGTTCAACATCTCATGCaggctttctttgtttttaggTTTGGAGGGCATTGGCCAGTTCTTCTGGGGTTATTTCGTTATCTAGTgggttttgattgtttttgttatcAGATTTGAGAAGTTcgaataaaaaatgtatgtaattttGGTTGGATGTGAGATTTTCTGCTGGGGTTTCTGTAATGTGCGGACAGAATAGCAGACGCTCGCGGGCAAAAGGTGATGAGGTTTAATGCCAGAGATAATCAGGAAAATCCCcagagggaaaaaacacaaatcgAAGCCCGAGTTCAGTCCGAAATCATGACACAAAACAGTCCAGAGAGGCAGAAGTACATGAGGGCAAAACAATATGCAAAACCGGGTCAGAAATAGCAAAAGGTCGATACACAGGAAACACAACGTAGAGAAACCACTCAGTAATCGCATCGAAACAACACCTCGCTAAAGTCCCAGCTTATAAAGGTTGAAACTGGAGTCCGTCAGGTGCAGGTGATCAGTATTCCGGCGTCTGTGATCACTGACAGGTGCGAGGGAAGATCACGTACTCCCCCCGAGCACTCTGGGAAGTGAAGTCCGATCTTCCCGTTGACTGCGTGACAGTTTCTTTAAATGCAGTTTCAAAGTATGTTTTCCGTGtgttttcattctgtttgtATCTCCTGGTTTTCTGGTGTTTTTAGAGGGTTCAAATTTTCTCAGTATATAGTTTTCTTATATTGCTGAAGTGTTTCATAGTACTTTGGTCtcatttctgcctttttttggTTCTTTGTGTCTTTGATtaaatatatagatattttctctctcacattttAGATCAGATTCATTTAAAGGTTCTCAAACATCCCTGTATGCAGCTGTATGATCACTGTGTGCTGTTTTGTCTCACTGTTTGTGTACTGTTCATTAAGAAAGGCTTGTGTTTATATTCTGTTGATTTACCACCCCCTTGTGGTCGGATTTGAGTTAGGTTTCGTTTTTTGCTGAAAGTCAGTCAGTCGAGCATTATCGCCTGCAGCAGAGAGACAGTGTTTCCAGCGTTTTTAAGCCTTGGAGTATCTTTGTCCGTAAGTTGACTACTGTTATTATATGAGAACGTTGTTTTGAGGAGGAACAATTGAGATGTTGTGTTGCTATGCATAATGTTTCTGTGTTAGCCGTAACTTGGCCGAATATGTTTCTAGCTGCCTTAACAGCTATTCAGGTAAGCTAATGTTAATAAGTAATGCATAGATTGCTAACAGGCTTCTGTAGGTGATTGTGTGAGCAGGAATGGGTAAATCTGCATCATGTTTAGTTGACAAGGTTCACACACTTTGTTtaattcatgtgtttatttaaagacCGTAAAATTTGAGCTGTGCGAAATGTTGatgtatatgtttatgtttattttcctAGTTTTACATAAAAGATGAAAATGCACGCAACGCCTGAAGTCTTTTTTGTCAGCTATCTGTCTAGCATGGTCCAGAACGCTTGTGCGAGGACAGAATAGTAAAAGGACAGTTACACAGCGGGCTAGAACCAGAACCACTGTCGACCACACACTGCGACCACGACAAGAACATCATGGACCAACAAAGGCAAGCAGACCGAACTGGAGATTATGAGGTCATGTCACAAGTTGCAGGGTCCAAGTCATCTGGAAGATCAAGTAGGTCCTCAGCCAGTGCAGCAGCTACCAAGGCAAAAGCTAAGGCAGAGGCGGCCCTGGTAGAAGCCAAGTATGCAGCTCAAGAAGCGGAGATGATGAAAGAAAAAGCCCGCATTGAAGCTGAAAATCAAAAAACGTTAGCTGAAGCAGAACAGCGCAAAGCGGAGTTGGAAGCGAATCTGTATGTCCTAAAAGTAAACAGGAGCGCTAAAGCAGCctcagcagaagcagcagtcTATGAAGCCGCAGCAGCAATAGAGCCAGACACACTGGAAGGAATATCCCAAATATATCCTGAGGATCACACTCAACGCACAAATGAGTATGTGCAGGCCCACTACGTGACACCAAACGCTCAGCAGCAAGCTCCGGTCTCACAGGAATCACCTGCCTTGCCTATGAGTGCAGAACGAGCACACCCCGACCCAATTCAGTGGTATCCAGTTCATGATCAGGAGCCCCGTTTATCTAAGCTCTGCATTAAAGATGAGGGAATGCCTGGTGCACAAAACAGAGGCTACTCACCTTGGGTTCCTGCTCCAATGTCTCACTCATCCAGTCTTAGAGATTACGCGTGTGAACCAGCACAAATAACGGATCTCACCAAATATCTTGTAAGAAGAGAGATGGTAAGCTCAGGGCTACTGAAATTTGACGACCGTCCAGAAAACTACTGGGCCTGGAAAACGTCCTTCCAAGACATTACTGGAGAGCTCAACTTAACAGCACGAGAGGAACTTGACCTACTGATAAAGTGGCTCGGTCCAAACTCATCTCCACAAGCCATGCGAATCAGGTCAGTCCATGTCCACAATCCAACATCAGGTGTCGCTATGGTGTGGCAAAGGCTAGATGATACATATGGCTCCCCTGAGATCATAGAGAATGCACTTCTGCTAAAGCTAGAGACTTTTCCAAAAATATCTAACAAAGACAACCAGTGTCTTAGGGAACTGGGGGATATTTTAATGGAGGTTCAGGCAGCTAAGTCAGGTGGAAAATTACCAGGTTTAGCCTACCTTGACACAGCTAGGGGGGTTAACCCAATTGTGGAAAAGCTTCCCTATGGCTTACAAGAACGCTGGATTACACAGGGCTCTAAGTACAAGGAAGAACATAATGTTCCCTTTCCACCCTTCAGCTACTTTGTAAGTTTCATATGCAGTCAAGCAAAAACCCGTAATGATCCAAGTTTTGTGTTCTCTACATGCAGTACTAACAcccatgtaaagccagagaaACCGCTAAGACACAACAATTACAAAACAGTGTCAGTGAGAAAAACTGAAGTTGCAGTTGCACCTGCGCTCCACAATAGTGcatcagtaaagaaaatagaggagcCGGCAGAGCGGTGTCCTATTCACAGTAAGCCGCACCCCTTGGCAAAATGTCGAGGGTTTAGAGTCAAACACTTAGATGATAGAAAAGCTTATCTAAGAGAAAACTCTATCTGTTATCGTTGTTGTGCATCCACTAAGCACTTGGCCAAAGACTGTAAAGTTGCCGTGAAGTGCAAAGAGTGCAATAGCGACAAGCACCTTACTGCTTTACATCCTGGCCCAGCTCCTTGGGTTACAGAGGTTGAAACGACACGGAAAGAGCATGGCGGGGAGCAAGAAAATAGCCCGTCTCCGGAAgttatttcaaaatgtacagaaatctgTGACACATCTCATGGACTCAGGTCATGTTCAAAAATCTCCTTAGTGAGCGTGTACCCTGTTAATGAGCCCAACAAAGTCCAAAAAATGTATGTGGTCTTAGATGACCAAAGCAACCGATCTCTTGCGAAGACAGCCTTCTTTGATCTGTTTGGCATTAGTGCAGTCTCCTCCACTTACACTCTAAGGACTTGTGCAGGAATAAAGGAGGCAACAGGGAGGAAAGCTCACAATTTTGTTGTCTCGTCTCTAGATGGAAAGACTCATGTACCACTCCCACCTCTTTTAGAATGCAATACTATGCCAGATGATCGCTCAGAAATTCCTACGCCTGACATTGTGCAACATTTCCCTCACCTAGCTCCTGTTGCAGGTGAAATACCACCGATTGAGCCAGAAACGCCCATCCTTCTCTTATTGGGGAGAGATGTCCTGAGAGTGCACAAAGTACGCGAACAGTACAATGGTCCACACAACACACCATATGCCCAGCGGCTAGATTTGGGCTGGGTCATTGTAGGCGAGGTGTGCCTTGGAGGGGTGCACAAACGAACAAAGGTGAACGTCTACAAAACAAATGTGCTAAACAATGGGCGCACTTCCTTTCTTGAGCCTTGTCTTAGTACAATACACGTGAAAGAGAAGTTTAGTGCTCCCATCCAGCAAACTACAGACCACGCATCTGACATCATACAAACAGCTCCACTCAAACTGACAGACAACCTGGGACTTaatgttttccaaagaaatcctGATGATGACAAAACAGCCTTGTCTATTGAGGACAAGATTTTTCTTGAAATTATGGACAGAGAAGTTTATATGGATGATGACAATCACTGGGTGGCGCCGCTACCATTCCGTACGCCACGTCCTCTACTTCCCAACAACAGAGAACAGGCCTTAAAGCGACTCACTGTTCTGTTACGGACactagagaaaagaaaagacatgAAAGAGCAATTCATTGAATTCATGCAGAAAATCTTTGATAATGACCAGGCAGAAGAGGCACCACCACTCGAACCAGGGGAAGAATGCTGGTACCTACCAACATTCGGAGTGTACCACCCCCAGAAACCAGGCAAAATACGAGTTGTTTTTGACTCAAGCGCCTCATGCAAAGGTATTTCCCTAAATGACATTCTACTTAGGGGGCCTGACTTGAACAACACGCTGCTCGGGGTTCTATTGCGCTTTCGGCAGGAACAAGTTGCGGTCACTGTAGATGTGGAGCAGATGTTTTACTGCTTCAGAGTCAAGCAAAGTCACAGAAATTATCTCCGGTTTCTGTGGTTCCAAGATAATGACCTTAGCAAAGAAATCATGGAGTTTCGCATGAAGGTGCCAGTTTTTGGGAACAGTCCTTCCCCGGCTATTGCAATCTATGGCCTAAGACGAGCAGCTGAACTTGGGGAAGAAGAGTATGGCTTCGACACAAAGCAGTTCATCTTGCGCAATTTCTATGTGGATGATGGACTGGCCTCTGTGTGCAGTGAAAGCGAAGCCATTGAGCTCTTAACACGAGCAAGAAGCATGATGGCAGAGTCAAATATAAGGCTTCACAAAATAGCCTCGAACGTCAGTCATGTGATGAATGCATTTCCCCCAGAAGAAAGAGCAGCGGATCTCAAAGATTTGGATTTGGATGTTGACCCTCTACCTCTTCAGCGAAGCCTCGGAGTTGGCTGGAACCTGGAAAATGACTGTTTCACCTTTCGAGTTGCTAAAGACAACAAACCCTTTACCCGCAGAGGAATACTTTCTGTTGTCAACAGCC from Pygocentrus nattereri isolate fPygNat1 chromosome 9, fPygNat1.pri, whole genome shotgun sequence harbors:
- the LOC119263977 gene encoding uncharacterized protein LOC119263977 isoform X2, which gives rise to MDQQRQADRTGDYEVMSQVAGSKSSGRSSRSSASAAATKAKAKAEAALVEAKYAAQEAEMMKEKARIEAENQKTLAEAEQRKAELEANLYVLKVNRSAKAASAEAAVYEAAAAIEPDTLEGISQIYPEDHTQRTNEYVQAHYVTPNAQQQAPVSQESPALPMSAERAHPDPIQWYPVHDQEPRLSKLCIKDEGMPGAQNRGYSPWVPAPMSHSSSLRDYACEPAQITDLTKYLVRREMVSSGLLKFDDRPENYWAWKTSFQDITGELNLTAREELDLLIKWLGPNSSPQAMRISGRVGDAVRSCG
- the LOC119263977 gene encoding uncharacterized protein LOC119263977 isoform X1, producing MDQQRQADRTGDYEVMSQVAGSKSSGRSSRSSASAAATKAKAKAEAALVEAKYAAQEAEMMKEKARIEAENQKTLAEAEQRKAELEANLYVLKVNRSAKAASAEAAVYEAAAAIEPDTLEGISQIYPEDHTQRTNEYVQAHYVTPNAQQQAPVSQESPALPMSAERAHPDPIQWYPVHDQEPRLSKLCIKDEGMPGAQNRGYSPWVPAPMSHSSSLRDYACEPAQITDLTKYLVRREMVSSGLLKFDDRPENYWAWKTSFQDITGELNLTAREELDLLIKWLGPNSSPQAMRIRSVHVHNPTSGVAMVWQRLDDTYGSPEIIENALLLKLETFPKISNKDNQCLRELGDILMEVQAAKSGGKLPGLAYLDTARGVNPIVEKLPYGLQERWITQGSKYKEEHNVPFPPFSYFVSFICSQAKTRNDPSFVFSTCSTNTHVKPEKPLRHNNYKTVSVRKTEVAVAPALHNSASVKKIEEPAERCPIHSKPHPLAKCRGFRVKHLDDRKAYLRENSICYRCCASTKHLAKDCKVAVKCKECNSDKHLTALHPGPAPWVTEVETTRKEHGGEQENSPSPEVISKCTEICDTSHGLRSCSKISLVSVYPVNEPNKVQKMYVVLDDQSNRSLAKTAFFDLFGISAVSSTYTLRTCAGIKEATGRKAHNFVVSSLDGKTHVPLPPLLECNTMPDDRSEIPTPDIVQHFPHLAPVAGEIPPIEPETPILLLLGRDVLRVHKVREQYNGPHNTPYAQRLDLGWVIVGEVCLGGVHKRTKVNVYKTNVLNNGRTSFLEPCLSTIHVKEKFSAPIQQTTDHASDIIQTAPLKLTDNLGLNVFQRNPDDDKTALSIEDKIFLEIMDREVYMDDDNHWVAPLPFRTPRPLLPNNREQALKRLTVLLRTLEKRKDMKEQFIEFMQKIFDNDQAEEAPPLEPGEECWYLPTFGVYHPQKPGKIRVVFDSSASCKGISLNDILLRGPDLNNTLLGVLLRFRQEQVAVTVDVEQMFYCFRVKQSHRNYLRFLWFQDNDLSKEIMEFRMKVPVFGNSPSPAIAIYGLRRAAELGEEEYGFDTKQFILRNFYVDDGLASVCSESEAIELLTRARSMMAESNIRLHKIASNVSHVMNAFPPEERAADLKDLDLDVDPLPLQRSLGVGWNLENDCFTFRVAKDNKPFTRRGILSVVNSLYDPLGFASPVTIQGKALYRELTVGQQDWDEPLPVDREAEWLRWTDSLTALEHLQIHRPFVPVSSSHAQRRELCIFSDASTTAIAAAAYLRVIDTGSQCHVGFIMGKSKLAPSSAHTIPRLELCAAVLAVELTQVIMEVSDIQFDTVNFYTDSRVVLGYIHNVTRRFYVYVANRVAQIRRITKPDQWHYVTTDQNPADHGTRAVLAAQLQQTTWLSGPRFLTLSETESRDPAQSEETFDLVEPSTDVEIRPQVVSIATKIEEKELGSHRFARFSSWKSLVRAIKSLIHVAKSFSKALSACKGWHSCNLASTTEILQAKTAIIQCVQTETYKEEIESLKKGKDISRSPLGKLDPFVDGGLLRVGGRLRAADLLDAEKHPLIIPGNHHVAILLVRHYHNQVAHQGRQFTEGALRSAGLWIVGGKRLISSTLHKCVTCRRLRGRLEVQKMASLPSSRLAVDPPFTHVGLDVFGPWNVKFHRTRANNVDCKRWAVMFTCLSTRAVHIEVIEAMSTSSFINALRRFLSIRGPVKHLRSDQGTNFIGACKELQIDIQDPEIKGYLRDQSCTWTFNAPHSSHMGGVWERMIGLVRRILDGLLLQTSTTRLTHEVLVTLMAEVMAIMNARPLVPVSNDPEAPEVLSPAMLLTQKAGTIPTPPGDFELKDLYKAQWRQVQGLVGCFWKRWRQEYLATLQTRRKWKGEKQNVKQGDVVLLKDNQVKRNEWPIGIVVKAIPSEDNRVRKVEVSIVKQGTVKTYLRPVTDVIVLLSETNV